The Laspinema palackyanum D2c genome includes the window TTGTTTGGTCAGTCTGGTACAGACTATTAGAATCTCATGACTCAATCGAATCCGCGTCCATCCCTGGCTCAAATCTCTGTCCAAGAACTCGCCGATCGCCTTGCCAGCGCACCCACCGAGTTGCAACTGATTGATGTCCGCGAACTCCACGAGGTGGAAATCGCGGCGATCGCCGGGTTTACCATCCTTCCCCTGAGCGAGTTTTCTCAATGGTCCGGGGAGATTTACACCCACTTGGATCCGGAGAGGGAAACCCTGGTGTTATGCCATCATGGTATCCGATCGGCTCAGATGTGCCAGTGGTTACAAACCCAGGGATTCACCCAGGTTAAAAATATTAGTGGGGGCATCGATGCCTATTCCCAACTTGTAGATCCTGCTGTGCCACGGTATTAATTTTCCCCGGGTTTCCCGCAGACTCCCCCTTGACTCCCTAAATCTGGATTCCCTAAATTCAGGAATCTGAGGCAGTCGTCCGATGG containing:
- a CDS encoding rhodanese-like domain-containing protein, which produces MTQSNPRPSLAQISVQELADRLASAPTELQLIDVRELHEVEIAAIAGFTILPLSEFSQWSGEIYTHLDPERETLVLCHHGIRSAQMCQWLQTQGFTQVKNISGGIDAYSQLVDPAVPRY